DNA from Bradyrhizobium japonicum USDA 6:
AAATCCACAACTCTCCGTCCGACCGGCCTCCTCGCGGGACCACCCGAAGATCTCTGTGGCGCGACTGTTCCACTCCACCACAACACTGTTGAGCTTCATGACAATGACGGCGTCAAGAGAGGTTTCAAGAACCAAACGCAGCCCGTCTTCGCGAAGAGGCAGGCGACCCAGGGCGCATTTCGCCTTTGCAAAACCTGACATAATCGGACCTGTTTAAGCTCCGGCTTCTTTCCGCACAGCGTGCGCCGTTCGATTCGCCTCGATCATGCTTTTTTTCGCGTGTTGCTACAGCACCTGCGCCGCATCAAAGGCGTAGAGCCAGCCGATATTGGCGATCGAGCGATCGCCGGACGTGGCTAGCGCCTCATCGCGGGCGCGCTGCGCAGGGCCGTCGGGCAGATGAAATCTTACGCGGTTGGCAGCACTCGCCTGCTGCAATTTCGTGGCGCGCGGCTTACGCAACGCTTCGTAGCGCGCCAACGCACCCTTGAGGTCGGTCATTTCTTTGAGAAGCGCGGCGAGAGCAGCACCGTCCTCGATCGACTGCGCGGCCCCCTGCGCCATCATGGGCAGCATGGGATGACAGGCATCGCCGAGCAGCGCGACGCGACCATCGCTCCAGCAGGGCAGCTCGGCGCGGTCGTGCAGAGCCCAGATGAAGGTTTCGGGAAAGGCGCCGATGAGACTGCGTACCGTCGGATGCCAGCCCTCGTAGCGGGCGAGTACATCGGCCACATCGCCTTTGTCGGTCCAGGACTCCTGCTTCCAGTCGCCGTGCTCGGTGATGCAGACGACGTTCATCATTCGCCCACCCGAAACCCAATAGTGCACGACATGTCCGTACGGACCCATCCAGTTGTTCGAGGCAACCTCGATATTGAGATGCCTGATGCGTTCAGCTGGCACCAACCCTCGCCAAGCGACGCAGCCTGTGAAACGCGGCTTCTCAGGACCGAAGACGAGCTCCCGCACGCGTGAATGGATGCCATCGGCGCCGAGCAGGAGATCTGCTTCCACGGCCGGCCCGTTCTCGAACTGAGCGATCACGCGTTCGCCCTTCTGCTCCAATCCCACGAGCTTGCGGCCGACATGCAAACACTCCTGCGGAAGCGCGCCGGCCAGAAGATTTACGAGATCCGCACGGTGGAAGTGGTAGTACGGCGCGCCGAAGGTCGCCTCGACTTCGGGGGCGAGCGGAGCGCGCTGCAAGGTGCGTCCGTCGTCCCAGCGCCGCTCGTACATTGCGCGCGGCCGCACGCCGACGGCGTCCATCGCCGCCTTGAGGCCCAGCCGCAGCAGGAGCCGCGAGGCGTTCGGGCTGATCTGAATGCCTGCGCCAATTTCGGCAATCTGCGGCGCTTGCTCGTAGACATGGACGTCCAGTCCAGCTTTCCGGAGCTGCAGCGCCGCCGAAAGCCCGCCGATCCCAGCGCCGATCACCACGACTTTCATGTGAACTCCGTTGAGTCGCGAGCCTTCAGCTCGTTCCGCCTAATGCATCTGGTCCGGAACCATGATTTGCAATCGATTGCTTGATGAGCGCACTCGTCTCTTCCACCGAACTATGGCGCTTCGGCTGACGCGACTTTGTCCGTCTTTCGAGGCCGGTCGCCGATGTTAGGAAGCAAGCTGCCGATGCGGTTGGGCAACACGGGTTCCAGCTTTATCAAGAAGTCGAACGCCATCAGCAATGCGCCGACTGCAAAGACCACATCGCCGACGATCCGCATCCACTGCCAGAGCAGGGTGGTGTCGTAAAATGCCAAGCTCCGGGCGTAGGCCAAGCCATGTTCATAGACTGCGAGCAGTTGCTGCCAACCAATGGGGAAGAAGTTGAGCAAGATCCATAGGATGAGGCCTGCGTTGTAAAGCCAGAAGGCGACAACACCCATCCTCTCATTGAACTCGCGCGTCTCGCCCGCGATGTAACGCAGGCAGAAATAGATCAGACCAATGCCGAGCAGACCAAATCCGCCAAACAACGCCGTATGGGCGTGGTTGAGCGTGAGGAAGGTCGCGTGCTCATAATAGTTGACGAGCGGCGCGTTCAACGTGCCGCCACCGAAGACGCCAGCACCCACGAAGTTCCAGAATGCCGCGCCGACGACATACAGATACGCCAGCTTGTAATGAAACTCCTCGTGCCGTTGAATCGATCGCCAATTTTCGATCGATTCAAGAATGAGAAGGATCAATGGCAGCACCTCGATGAACGAGAACATCGTGCCGAATGGTACCCACAGGCCAGGCGCGCCGTTCCAGTACAGGTGATGGCCCGTGCCGAGAACCCCGCCGAGGAAGATCAGGATGAGTTGGAACAGCACGCCGCGTTCGGCCAAATGGCGCGAGACCAGACCCAATCCCATCAGCAGATAGATGCTCATTGAGGCGGCGTAGAATTCGAACG
Protein-coding regions in this window:
- a CDS encoding PAS domain S-box protein produces the protein MSGFAKAKCALGRLPLREDGLRLVLETSLDAVIVMKLNSVVVEWNSRATEIFGWSREEAGRTESCGFHHPRAISRSTHKRNSTLSRKRQE
- a CDS encoding FAD-dependent oxidoreductase — protein: MKVVVIGAGIGGLSAALQLRKAGLDVHVYEQAPQIAEIGAGIQISPNASRLLLRLGLKAAMDAVGVRPRAMYERRWDDGRTLQRAPLAPEVEATFGAPYYHFHRADLVNLLAGALPQECLHVGRKLVGLEQKGERVIAQFENGPAVEADLLLGADGIHSRVRELVFGPEKPRFTGCVAWRGLVPAERIRHLNIEVASNNWMGPYGHVVHYWVSGGRMMNVVCITEHGDWKQESWTDKGDVADVLARYEGWHPTVRSLIGAFPETFIWALHDRAELPCWSDGRVALLGDACHPMLPMMAQGAAQSIEDGAALAALLKEMTDLKGALARYEALRKPRATKLQQASAANRVRFHLPDGPAQRARDEALATSGDRSIANIGWLYAFDAAQVL